The Sander lucioperca isolate FBNREF2018 chromosome 4, SLUC_FBN_1.2, whole genome shotgun sequence DNA segment GATGGAGCGTCTGCACGTTGAGATTTGTGCGCTGAGGCACTCAATAAAACTCCAGGCTGATGTCGGCGAGGATCTGCGGTCTGTCACCTCCATTATCGACCGCAGAGTTGCTATAATGGAGTTATCTGGTGCCGTGTGTTGGTAAGAAGCATAACCAGGACATGTTGAATGCAGTTGGAATCTCCAGTGGCAGTGTAGGCCTATTGGTTGGGGCTTCTCCTGTGGATTTCTCCGGCAGGGAGTTGTCTGCGGATGCTAGCACCTTTGGGTCTCCTGATATCGAATATTCCACGACTGCTGTCCCGGCTCCAGCATTGTCTACGGAGGCAGTGGGGGTAGGCAGCGCTAGGATGCGTGCGGAGGCTTCCACTGCGAATGGAAGCTTTAAAAATACAGTTGCTTCTTCAAATTCACCTAAATGAAGCCTTGTGGTGAAGCAAGCCTGACAACAGAGGGTTGAGAGGGTCTGCCCCAGTAAAGCAGCGCACTGACAAACCTGCGCACAGGAGGCCAAAGCCTGTTACTGGCATGAGTGCGCAAAGTAACATAAAAGTGGTGCGAACAAAACAGGTTAGTGCCTTTGCTACAACATTCTCACCAGATCTTCATGCAGAGGCACTGTGTacatattttaaagaaaaactcAGCCGGGATGTTCATTGTGATCGTATTGTAACTGTGAACACCAGATACAGCTCTTTTAAAGTGACTGTTGAGTGTGAGGATGTTGCAATGGTGTATAACCCGGAGCTATGGCCTGAAGGCTCTGTTGTGCGGCGATATTATGAGCCACGCACAGCAAGAGTTAAAGGTTCCAGCACGACCATCTCTACACCTGTTGCAAAGGGGCCTGTTGGAGCTGCGGCCCCGCTATCTTAATCTTCAAACATGCGTGTTGCATCCTATAACTGTCGGGGGCGGCGTGTCGGCAATACTGCTGGAGATAGGGTTCGACGTATGGTTGTGGATAACCTGCTGCAAAAATGCGACATTGTATGTCTGCAAGAAACTTTTTTATCTAAATAGGATCTAGGAAAATGTAAGTTTTTTTAATGACAGTTTCCACGGAGCTGAGGAATCCACAGCAGACCTTACTATGGGTATAGTGAGAGGACGGATATCAGGGGGTGTGGCTATCCTATGGCACAAGAAGCTGGACTCAGTGATGAATGTCATCAGGACTGGTGTATTGCTGCACAAttgaagtttaaaaataaataacttattaTTCTCAATGTATATATACACCTTATGGGTGTTCACAGAATGGAGACATATTTAAATAGGCTTGCCTATATAAATTCCTTTATTCAAGAGAATCATTACACAAGCGTTTGTGTAATGATAGTAGGGGATATGAACGCAGACCTTACAGACAGCCAGTCTCTGTTTGCCAGACATATATTACAGTTTTGTGAGGAGAATAACCTTATACTGTCCAGCCAACTGCTTCTACCAGCAGATAGGTATTCTTATATAAGTGAAGCCTGGCACACAACATCATGGCTTGACCACTGCATTAGCACTGCTGATGCCCATGTGATCTTGCAATCTATAGAAATTCTATATGGGACATCCATGTCAGACCATGTGCCGTTTGCTATGAAGCTTGATGTGGAGAGTCTTCCTGAGTTGACCCAGGGGGTGAATGATAGCTGCAAGACTAAATTGGATTGGGCAAAACTCACAAATGACAATCTCTTGTATGAAAACTGAGGTTCTTCTCGGTAATATTTGTATACCCAAACATGCTATTATGTGCTCGGATGTGAACTGTAATGATATCTCCCACTGTGACACCCTCTGTGCCATGTATGACAGTATTGTGGGTGCAATGTATGAGGCTAGTAGACCATACTTTATTCTAccagtaaaaacaaacaacattaaGCCTGGCTAGAACAAGCATGTTGAGGTACACCATGCAGAAGCTAAGGTAGCATTTAAGGCATGGGTGCAGGCAGCCAGACCCAGAAATGGCCTTATCCTTGAGTATAAAAAGCTTACCAGCACCAGACTCAAATATGCCATCCGCTACATTGGTAAACATGAACAGGCTATGAGAGCAAACTCTATGGCTGAGAAACTTCTGGGTAAGGATGTCATTGGCTTCTGGAAGGAGGTGAGAGCTCTAAATAAGGCCAATACATTGCTTCTGTGTGCCATAGAGGGGGTATCTGGAGCTGATAATATAGCTGAGCTGTGGAGGCAACACTACTCTGCCTTATTTAACTGTGTTAAAAGTGACCCCTACAAAGTGGCAAATATTGTTAACAGTATTCCAGAGATAATCACCTCCAGTGCAGTCTGCCAGGCAGTAGCACAGCTATCTGATAAGAAAGCAAGTGGGTCAGACCACATCACAGCAGAGCACCTTAAGTTTGCTAGCCCAAAGGTGGCAGTACTGCTTGCCATTTGCTTTTCTGGATTCATGACACATGGCCTGCTACCTGAATCTATGTTGTCTGTTACGCTTGTGCCTATCATCAAGGAAAAACTGGCAAGGTTGGGAGTTTGGATAATTATAGGCCAATAGCCCTAGCCAGTGTGATATCTAAAGTACTGGAAAGGATTTTTCTTGATCATCTATGTCCTTATATTGGTACCACTGACAATCAATTTGGCTTCAAAGCTAAGCTTGGTACTGATGTGTGTATCTATGCCTTGAAGGAGGCAACACAGGGGTACATAAGGCAGAATTCATCTATGCTAATTGGGTTTATTGATGCTTCCAAGGCCTTTGACAGAGTCAATCATTATAAGCTATTTGAAAAACTGAGCCAAAGGGGTGCCCCTGACAGCATTACAAGAATCCTGGCTTATTGGTATGTCAACCAGAGTATGCAGGTTAAATGGGGTAATACAGTCTCTGCCTCCTTTGGGGCAAGTAATTGTGTAAGTCGGGGGACTCTCACCAGTACTCTTCAGCTTGTACATCCAACCAATTGACAAGATGCAAAACTGGCTGTATGATTGGTAACACCTTGGTTAACCATGTCATGTATGCTGATGATCTGGCCATTTTCTCTCCCAGTAGTGCTGGTTTTCAGCAGCTACTGAATATCTGCTCTGAATATGGGGTGAAATATGATGTGTTGTATAATGCCAAAAAGAGTGCCGTCTTGATATGTAGGACAAAAGTGGATAAAGATCTTTGTTTTCCAGACTATTATCTGTCAGGACAAGTGATGAGTGTCtgtaataaaattaaatatcTGGGTCACTACATTACAGATCAATTATCTGATGATGAGGATATATACTGGCAGCGTCGCATATTATATGCCCAAGCTAACACGTTGGTAAGAAAATTCCACATTAGCACGGATGATGTCAAAATTAGTTTGTTTAAAGCATATTGCGCTCCTTTTTATACTGCTCCCTTATGGACTAAGTTTCAAAAGGCAAGTATGCAGAAGCTTAAGGTTGCTTATAATGACTGTATGAGGATACTGCTCAACAAACCCAGGTGCTCTAGTGCAAGTGACCTATTTTGTAATGCAGGGATCAGCACCTTCCAGGCATTGTTGAGGAGTCTTAGCTACAAATTCATTTGTCGCCTGAACGTCTCCCAGAACAGCATTGTTATGCTGCTAGTAAATCCCAGGTTCAGTGCCATACGATACCAATCATCACTATGGAAACACTGGTATAGTGTCTTTTATAGAAATGCAGTATTGTTGTTTCTGttgattttatttctttgtataTGTTTATCTTCCTCTTtttaatgtatgttgtatgtcatGTCTGTGTCCTCTGAATGGACCTTGAGTCTGGAAATAAAGTTGATGAATGTGCTCTCTGTTGTGCTCTGTGTTACAGTGATACAGGGTCAGAATGGCTGGAGAGTGACTTACACCTCTACTCAGATCTGTGCCTTCAAGGGATCAGCAGTGGAAATACGCTGCAGCTACACATACCCATCCACAATAAATGGCCTTGTTACCAAAGTTAAGAAAAGATTCTGGTTTACTGAATTAGGTAATGGTGAATCCGTGGATCTGACAACAATCTCAGAGTACACACAGCGTGTGCAGTATCACTCTGAAAACAACGACTGTACTCTGAGAATCtcagacctgagagagagagactcagctGAGTACAAGTTCAGGTTCATAACAAACCATTCAACAGGGAAATATACTGGTTCACCTGGAGTCACTCTGTCTGTTACAGGTAACTTTTTCATCTGAATATTTCATAAATGACTTAGTGTTCAACATCTTGATGACAACATTAACATGATTACATGCATTTGGGTGTGTGTTGACAGTTCAGTCTAAAATGAAGACTTAGgctcattattatttattattattattattattattattattattattattcagatcTCCGGGTGCATGTTAGTGGATTCTCCACATCCTCTAACTGGGTAGAGCTGAAGTGTCAGAGCAGTTGTCCTCTACCTGGTCATCCTTCCTACGTCTGGTACAAGAATGGACAGAACATTCAGGGACAAACATCTGATTCTTATTCAGCCTACTTGGATCCTGCAGACAGCTTTTCCTGTGCTGTAAGAGGACATGAGGACTTCCCCTCTCCTTCAGTGTGTGAGTTTACTTACAGTCTTCCTCTGACATAACACCATCTAGTGGAGTCTTTAACCTTTTGTACTGTACCTTAACTTCATGTAACTCTGTGatatttggtgatttatttTGCAGATTTGGATGAAAACCAAATCACTAATCAATGATCTCTTATTTCCTGACCTCACTGTAAAGTAAAGCTGTAAAATAAGAGCTCACACTGGAAATGTAGCCACACAACATTTGTCAACATGTCCTGCGTCTGTTTAAAATATGTACTTGTGTCTTTGTTTGACACTTTTCTTCTTTGAAATGTGTTATTCAGCAATCTTGACCCTTCATGTCAGATGTAAAACACGTCATGGGTAAAGGTTTTAACTTTCATTTTTTATTCTGGTCCATTCACAAAACATGACTGAGAAGAATGAATCTGTCCATTCAAGTTTCTTTGTGGAAGTGAtgatgtcagaaaaagtcacaggaggaaaaatcatgtctgacacattttcattatttaatGCCCTCATGTATCTTATTAACCAGCAGAGGTCATCAGTAGACATGACAGTGTCCAAACACACTGAACCTCaatcatttccttgtttactCCACTGAGTCAGTAAGTGTGTCAAACTAGTATCCATGGTAACAGGACACCATAGTTTTTCTACAATCTGAGTTTCTAACATAGAAGGAAGTGAAGTTTCACCACCCACTTTGTGTTTCTATGAACTAGTGTTGATTTAAATATCTTCCACTGTGAAAACAAATTCATCTTGgaattaaatgttaaatgtctctatgtctctatgTTTTCTCCTCCAGATGGTCCAAAgcttccctctgtgtcagtgagtcccTCTGCTGAGATAGTGGAGGGCAGTTCAGTGACTCTGACCTGTAGCAGAGATGCTAACCCAGCAGCTAACTACACATACTGGTACAAGGAGAAGCCAGTCTTTAAATCTCTCAGTGAAGGACCACAGCTCATCTTCAGCTCCATCCGGTCCTCTGACTCTGGACAGTATTACTGTAGAGCTGAGAAGGAATTAGGGAAATACatcaatataaatgtaaaatgtgagtAAAACAAAGCTCATTTAAAAACCACCATGTAACTAATGACAACTTGTTAAAGCTTTATTAGCCACTCCAGTGTTTAGTTGATCATGTTCTTTCTTCAGTTCTGCCTGTTTCCCAGTCTGCTGCTGTAGTTCACTGAGCTGCTGCAGTAGATGATGAAAAGACAGTTTTATTTACAAATGTCTCCCAGATCTGCACGGATGTTCAGGGGATTCAAACCATCAGTGATCCAGAAAACCACCTCAGGCTTCTGTCCTGTTCTCAGTCCAACCCTCTTACACCAAATCTGCTCATCAATAGTTAATCAGGGCCATCATTCCAGTATTTACaacatatatcaaacatattgtgtggtattatttatttctgtttcccCTCAAAAATATGGAACATTCTTCTACTCTCTGGTTAGAATTTAATGTTTATCACTTAAGTGGTCCCAACAAAGAGATCATCCTGCTGCCAGTCACAAACCACCTCTAAAGGTTTAGATGCTTTTACACACAACTATTACTCATTTCAACACAAGATGTAGCACCAAAGAAATCCAACCTAATTTTTGGTACctaatttattttatcttttccagatggtccaaagcttccctctgtgtcagtgagtccctctgctgagatagtggagggcagttcagtgactctgacctgtagcagtgatgctaaCCCAGCAGCTAAATACACCTGGTACAAGGAGAACCAAACACTGCTTCAAGGACCAGAAGGAAGTTATCATTTCACCTCCATCAGCTCTGAGGACAGAGGAAACTACTACTGCAAGTCTGAGAATCAGTTTGGAGAGATCAAGTCATCGTCTCTGTCAGTAGATGTTCAGTGTAAGTCCCAAACATCTGGAGAAAAGGAAATCTGGTGACCCAGCAGTAAGAGACATATGCCATGTAGCCACAGGGAACCTGGTTCACATGTCATTTCTTTGGTACAGAACTCTTATTAACAATCTCCAAAGAAGTGATGTAAATGTATGTTGACTATGGTCTGATTGTGTAGGTTGACAAATGAAAGTCATGCTAATATTTAATACAAACATAATTTCATGTGAATGACATGGGTCTCTCTAAATCTCCTCCAGATGGTCCAAAgcttccctctgtgtcagtgagtccctctgctgagatagtggagggcagttcagtgaatctgacctgtagcagtgatgctaaCCCAGCAGCTAACTACACCTGGTACAAGGAGAATGAAGACTCACCAAAAGCATCAGGACAGATCTTCACCATCA contains these protein-coding regions:
- the LOC116042139 gene encoding sialic acid-binding Ig-like lectin 7 is translated as MRGAAMSLTAAASGFVVFLLSVSVIQGQNGWRVTYTSTQICAFKGSAVEIRCSYTYPSTINGLVTKVKKRFWFTELGNGESVDLTTISEYTQRVQYHSENNDCTLRISDLRERDSAEYKFRFITNHSTGKYTGSPGVTLSVTDLRVHVSGFSTSSNWVELKCQSSCPLPGHPSYVWYKNGQNIQGQTSDSYSAYLDPADSFSCAVRGHEDFPSPSVYGPKLPSVSVSPSAEIVEGSSVTLTCSRDANPAANYTYWYKEKPVFKSLSEGPQLIFSSIRSSDSGQYYCRAEKELGKYININVKCE